The genomic stretch GGCGTCTGGACGGCGATGTTCTGGGCGGCGCTGACCAGCGCCGCCTTCTTCGTCTCCGAGCCCGGTCGGCTGATGGCGGTGGGCCTGGCGATGGTGCCCGAGGGGAGCCGCGTGGCGCGTGGGGCTCGCCTGGTTCGCGATTCCGCGCTGCCCGGCGCCTCGTGGCTGGACGCGCGCAACGCCGCGCTGAGCGCCCTCTCGCCGCTGGACGAGGGCGACGCGCCGCTGAACACGGCGTTCGCGCTTGCCGGCTGGCTCTTTGGTGGCGGCGACTTCGGGCGGGCGCTGTGTGGCGCCGTCAACTGCGGCTACGGTACGGCCGGCACCGGAGCGATCCTGGGCACGGTCCTGGGCGTCCTGGTCGGCCGCACCGGGATCCCCGCCGCGTGGGCGGAGCCCATCGGCGAAGGCGTCGTGCTCGGATGGGGCCTCCACGACCTCGCCGCGCCGCGCACCAACGCTCAACTCACTGAGTTGACCTGCACGCTCGCCGCGCAAGTGCTTGCGGATCGGTGCCCCGAGGTCGCCCTGCGCGGCGAGGAGCCCAACGCCGCCGCCCCACCTTCAGGCTCTGCTGGGCTCGGCACGCCAGAGCCGGGGCCCCCTGAGCCCGCGGCAGGAGCCGGCGCTCTGGCGGAGTCGACGTCGCCCGGCTCCGCTGGCGCCGAGCCCGCGTCCGGGGCGCTCGCGGAGGCGCCGGCTCCCCCGGCGTCTCCCGCGGAGCCTCCGGCGGCGCCCGTCTCGCCCGCGCCACAGGCCCCGCCCGCCGTCGACTGGACCGCCAACGACAGCGTGAAGCCACTGCTCGCGCGGCCGGCGATGTCCATGCGCGAGGCCGCCGGTCCGTTTGGCGTGGTGGCGGATTTCGGAGAGACCGGGCCCTCGCTCGTGCCCGGCGTGGCCGCTGGCTTCACGGCGGCGGTGCGCAACGAGGGCGCCGACGACTTCTACGGCTCGGTCACCGTTTGTACGCCGGCGGGGTGGCAGGTGGCGGTGCCCGCCGCGCAGGGGCAGCGGCAGGCGGTCGTGGCGGGCGGCCGGGCCCGCTTCGGGTTCGTGGTGCGCGCGCCGGAGTCGGAGCGGCTCGGGGTGTCGACGCGCCTGATGCTGAGCATGACGCCCGAGGCCGGTCCCTCCGGCTCGTGCGACCTTCGCATGTTGAGCGGCGCGTGCTGGTGGGTGGTGGGGCCGTTTCGCAACCTCAGCGGCGAGGGGTTCGACCGCGCCTATGAGGTGGAGGACCGGCCGGAGCGCGACGCGCAGTATCTGGGCCGTGGGAGCGTGATGGTGGGATGGCAGAAGCTAGCCGTGCACGGGTACGTGGTCCCGATCGAGCCGGTGTTCGGCGATCTGGCCGGGGTGGCCTACCTGGCCACGACGCTGCGCATGCCGGCGGCCATGGAGGCGCGTCTGCTAGCGCGAACAAATGACGGTCTCGTGATGTGGGTGAACGGGCGGCGCGTGCACCACGTCCACGCGCACGATCCCTTCCGGCCGGACCTATCGCTGGCGGGTGCGCCCGTGTCGCTCAACGCCGGGGAGAACCACGTGCTGCTGAAGGTGGTGCGGTGCGAGCGGCCGGCCGCGCTGGCGTTCTGCGTGGCGGACGCCGCCGGGGTCCCCCTGGAGGATCAGGGAAACACGGGCTGGTAGCCGGGGCTATGCGAGGAGCACGGCCCCGAACGCGGCGGCGTGTCGCGTTCGGGGCCGCGCTCCTCGTCAGAGTGTCACGTGGACCTGCGCCTTGCGCGTCGCCGGCGCTTTGAGGCCGTAGGCGTCGCGCGCGGTCAGATAGACGGTGTAGTCGCCGCTCTTGCGGAACTTGTGCTTGAACGTGCGCCCCTCGGCGTCCACCGGAAGCTTCTCTGGCGCGGGCTCCTCCGGCCGTACGAGGGTCCATTCGTACTGGAGGGGCGAGACGCCGCCCTCGGCGGAGGCCGTGAAGGTCACGGGATCGTTGATCGCTACGGTCATGTCGGGCAGGTCGTCGACCCGGATGGGCGTCTGGTCGCTCACCAGGCGGATCTGTCCCACGTAGAAGACGCCGGTGGAGTCGCCGAACAGGCGGATCTCCTTGACCTGCCCGCTCGAGCCCTGCAGGCCCGTGATCGTGCTGGTGGGCACGGCCACGGTCTTCCATCGGTCGCGGGTCGGCACCGCGTTCTCCAGCGGCAGCAGGACCTCGGCCTTCTTGTCGTCGGTGGTCACGAGCACGAGACGGATGTGCTTGAGAGGCTCCGGCGCGCTGAGTCCCGAGGTGTCGCTCGCTCCGCCGGGGCCACCAGGGCCGAGCAGACCGCCTGGCCCACCGCCTGGTCCGCCAGGAACCCCGCCGGGCCCGCCGGGAACACCGCCGCCGCGCCGCGTGCCGCGACCCTGGCCGCCCGGAAACCCCGGGGGGCCGCCGCCCGGCCCAAACACGCCGCTGGAGCCCGGCCCCAACATACCAGATCCGCGCCGGCTACGCGCGTCCTGCTCATCCGGCAGGTAGAGCGCCATGTCCAGGTACATGTTCTTGTCGGTCAGGGCGCTCTGCATGTCGACTGGCTTCTGGAACTGGATGCGCGCTCCCTGGTAGTAGCCGTGAGTCGTCACCCGGATCGAGTGCGCGCCGGTGTAGACGTACTCCTCGGAGTCCTTCGCCTCGCCGCTGCCCCAGGGGCTCACGACGATACCGGAGCTCGCGGCCGACTGTCCCTGGTAGACCGTCGTGTCGGCGCGCGCCGGGGCCAACGTGCCCGAAGCCGCCAGGGCCCAGGCCGCGCCAGCGACAAGGAATCCGCACCGTCTGCCTATGCTCGTCATCATTGGCTCCCAGTGGAGGGGGCCGGTCGCCGCGCCCGGCGCGGACGGCCGCGCTACTTCCCCTCGGACATGACCTGAATGCGCTCGATCCGCAGTGCGCGCCCGGTGCCAGCGTCCGCCTCGACGAGGACGGCGCACAGCCGAGCGGGTCCGTCGGCAACCTCAAAGCGCGTTGGCACCGACGTCGTGAACCGCGCAAGGACGGTCTCGCGGCTCATCCCGATCACCGAGTCGATGGGGCCGGTCATGCCGACATCGGTGATGTAGGCCGTCCCGTTCGGCAACACGCGCTCGTCGGCGGTCTGCACGTGCGTATGCGTTCCCAGGACGGCGGTCGCCCGGCCATCAACATACCACCCGATGGCCTGCTTCTCGCTGGTGGCCTCCGCGTGAAGGTCCACCAACACGATGGGCGCGGCGCGCCGGAGGTCGGCGAGCACCGCATCGGCGGCGCGGAACGGGTCGTCGATAGCCTCCATGAAGACGCGGCCCTGCACGACCGCCACGCCGACCGGGCCCGCGGGCGTCTGAAACAGGCCGTGGCCATGGCCGGGAGCGCCAGGCGGGTAGTTCACCGGTCGCAGCACGCGCGGCTCCCCGTCCAGATACCCGTACACCTCCCGCTTGGCCCACGCGTGGTTGCCCAGCGTGACCACGTCGACGCCGCCCTGCTCCAGCAGTTCCACCGCGATCTCGCGAGTGATCCCGATCCCGCCCGCCGCGTTCTCCGCGTTGGCCACCACGAAATCGACTCCGTGCTCGCGGCGCAACGCCGGGATCAGCCGATGGGCCGCCGTGCGTCCCGGCCGGCCCACGATGTCGCCGACCATCAGCAACCGCATCAGGTGTGGCATGCCTCCCCGGCATCACGAGCCGGCACCGACCCGGAGGTTAGACGCGCGGGGCAGTGCCCGGTTACAGGCCGGGCTCCCCGCGCCGCCGCGACTACTTCGCGAAGTCCACCGCGCGCGTCTCTCGGATGACGGTCACCTTGATCTGGCCAGGGTACTCCATCTCCTCTTCAATGCGGCGGGCCAGGTCACGGGCAAGGCGGATGGCGGAGAGGTCGTCCACCTGCTCGGGCCGTACGATCAGCCGCACCTCCCGGCCGGCCTGAACGGCGAACGTCTTCTCCACGCCGTTGAAGCTCTCGGCGATCTCCTCAAGCCGCTTGACGCGCTTGACGTAGGTCTCCAACGTTTCGCGCCGGGCGCCTGGCCTGCTGGCCGAGATGGAATCGGCGCAGATCACAAGCATCGCCTCGATGGAGGTCGGCTCCGTGTCGTAGTGATGCCCCTCGACCGCCTGGATCACCTCCGGGTGCTCCCGGTGACGGCGCAGGATGTCGGCGCCGATCACGGCATGCGGACCGTCCACCTCGTGGTCGACGGCCTTGCCGATGTCGTGCAGCAGCCCGGCGCGGCGCGCTACCCGCGGATCGGCTCCCACCTCCGCGGCGAGCAGACCGCAAAGATGGCTCACCTCAACCGAGTGAGCCAGCACGTTCTGGCCGTAGCTCGTGCGGTACTTCATCTTGCCCAACAGCCGCACGATCTCCGGCGCGAGGCCGGTGAGGCCCGTCTCCAGCACGGCGTGCGCGCCCGCGTCCAGGATGCGTTGCTCCACCTCGGACTGCGCCTTGCGGATCGCCTCCTCGATGCGCCCCGGGTGGATCCGCCCATCGATGATCAGGTTCGTCAGGGCAATCCGCGCGACCTCGCGCCGGATCGGGTCGAAGGCGGAAAGCACCACGGCCTCCGGCGTGTCGTCGATGATCAGGTCGACGCCGCTGAGCGTCTCAAACGCGCGAATGTTGCGCCCCTCGCGGCCGATGATGCGGCCCTTCATCTCGTCGGTTGGCAAGGGCACGACCGATACCGTGGTCTCCGAGGTCTGATCGACCGCGCAGCGCTGTATGGCGTGCGTGATGTGCCCGCGCGCGCGCCGCTCGGCCTCTCGGCGGGCCTCCTCCTCGATGTCGCGCAAGAGTCGTGCGGCGTCGAGCCGAGCCTCCTGTTCGACCGCCTTGAGGAACATGGCGCGCGCTTCGTCGGTGCCGAGGCCGGAGATCCGCTGGAGCTCGGCGCGCTGCGCGGCCACGTTGGCCTCGGCCTCGCGGCAGGCACTCTCGGCTTCCGCCTCGCGACTCTGCAGGCCGCGCTCCCGCTTCTCAGAACCCTCCAGGCGGCGCTCGAGCGCCTCCTCCTTCTGAGCCAGCCTGCGCTCCAGCCGCTGCAGCTCGGCGCGCTTCTCGCGGTTCTCACGCTCGATGTCCGCGCGGATGCGGTAGGCCTCGTCTTTGGCCTCGACGAGCGCCTCGCGCTTGCGGGCCTCGATCTCTCTGGCAGCCTCCTCGCGCGACCGTTCGATTCCGGAGAGCTTCTCACGCGCCTCGGCGTCGACCGAGCGGGCTTGCGCGAGGTTGCGAAACAGGAATGCCGCAGCAAGTACCAGAACAACGATGTCGGTTATGATCAGTGTGGTGTGCACGCTTGCCTCACCTCCAGACATGGCTGTCCGAGGTAGAGCGCGGCCCCGTGACGCGCGAGCATGGCTCCGGTAGGTGCGTGTCCGGGCCCGACGGCCCCACTGTTCGCGACGGATCGGCGCGATACCTGCAACCGCCGGGCGCGAGCCGCCGTCGGCGCGGGACATCACAGGACGGGGGCGGATGGAGCTCACGGATCGCTTCGCACGCGCCGCGGCGGAGGCGGCACGTCTGCACCGCGGGCAGATGCGCAAGGGCAGCGGTACGCCGTACGTGGCGCATCTTCTGGCCGTGGCGGCGCTCGCCCTGGAGCACGGCGCCGACGAGGACGAAGCCATCGCGGCGTTGCTGCATGACGCCCTGGAGGACCAGGGAGGGGAGCCGACACGTGAGCGGATCGCGCGGCGATTTGGCGAGCGCGCGGCGGCGATCGTCACGGGCTGCAGCGACGCCGTGGACCTCCCGAAGCCTCCGTGGCTTCCGCGGAAGGAGGCGTTCCTGGCGCGGCTGCCTGGCGAGAGCCGCTCGGTTCGGCTCGTGACAGCGTGCGACAAGCTCCACAACGCGCGGTCGCTGACGCGCGACCTGCTGGAGGATGGAGGAGCGGTCTGGAGTCGGTTCCACGGCGGGCGCGAGGGAACGCTGTGGTTCTACCGCACGGTCGCGCAGGCGTATGACGGTCCGGCGGGAGCCGACTTGCCGGCGGCGCTGCTGCGCGAGCTGCGCGAGGCCTTGCGAGCGCTCGAGGAGGCGGCGGCATGAGGGCTGCGCCCCCTCACGCGGGCTCCTCACGCAGCAAGGCCATCACCTGCGCGATGGTCTCCCAGTCGTAGCCCCGTCTCTGCAGGAAGCCCGCCAGGCGGCGCCGCACGGCCGGGTCGCCGAGGGAATCCGAACCAAGGCGCTTTCGCGCGGCCTCGGCCGCCGCCGCGAGCTCGTCCGCCGGGGAGAGCGAGGCCAGCGCCTCCTCGGCGGTGTCGCGCGGCACGCCCTTGCCGCGCAGCTCGGCACCGAGCCGGGCGCGGCCGAGGCCCTTTCGCGTGCCGCGGCTCTCCACCCAGTCGCGGCTGAACCGCTCGTCGTCCACGAGACCGGCGCGCGCAAGGAACCCGAGCACGCCGTCGATCACGGTGTCGTCGTGGCCGTCGCGCAACAGCCGCCGGCGCACCTGCGCGGCCGTCCTCGGCGCAAAGTCGACATACCGCAGCGCGGCCTGCCTGGCCGTCTCCTCCGGGGTCATCCGGCGTCTTCCGTCACGGCACTGCAACGGGCAACAGGAGGCGCGAGGCGTGGGCGGCGTCGGCCCGCACGCTGTTGCGGGCGGGGCGGCGCTCGGGTCCGGAGCGAAACGGCGCGCCCGTGTTCGGGTTCGGGTCGTAGCCTGGCGCGTTGCACGAGGCAATCTGCACGCGGATCCGGTGGCCGCGGTTGA from Chthonomonadales bacterium encodes the following:
- a CDS encoding ADP-ribosylglycohydrolase family protein — its product is MAVLAMSPESYADRVHGAWMGRSIGVTLGVPRQGATGISALRFYEPAPGQPAASEALDFQLAWLQAVRECGPGVGARDLVRARTAHLRYVDGAYGHAARNLRRGLGPPLSGAFDNWYRGSHSAAERATLWGLLAPGAPQVAATYAHMDASVDHAEEGVWTAMFWAALTSAAFFVSEPGRLMAVGLAMVPEGSRVARGARLVRDSALPGASWLDARNAALSALSPLDEGDAPLNTAFALAGWLFGGGDFGRALCGAVNCGYGTAGTGAILGTVLGVLVGRTGIPAAWAEPIGEGVVLGWGLHDLAAPRTNAQLTELTCTLAAQVLADRCPEVALRGEEPNAAAPPSGSAGLGTPEPGPPEPAAGAGALAESTSPGSAGAEPASGALAEAPAPPASPAEPPAAPVSPAPQAPPAVDWTANDSVKPLLARPAMSMREAAGPFGVVADFGETGPSLVPGVAAGFTAAVRNEGADDFYGSVTVCTPAGWQVAVPAAQGQRQAVVAGGRARFGFVVRAPESERLGVSTRLMLSMTPEAGPSGSCDLRMLSGACWWVVGPFRNLSGEGFDRAYEVEDRPERDAQYLGRGSVMVGWQKLAVHGYVVPIEPVFGDLAGVAYLATTLRMPAAMEARLLARTNDGLVMWVNGRRVHHVHAHDPFRPDLSLAGAPVSLNAGENHVLLKVVRCERPAALAFCVADAAGVPLEDQGNTGW
- a CDS encoding PKD domain-containing protein, with translation MMTSIGRRCGFLVAGAAWALAASGTLAPARADTTVYQGQSAASSGIVVSPWGSGEAKDSEEYVYTGAHSIRVTTHGYYQGARIQFQKPVDMQSALTDKNMYLDMALYLPDEQDARSRRGSGMLGPGSSGVFGPGGGPPGFPGGQGRGTRRGGGVPGGPGGVPGGPGGGPGGLLGPGGPGGASDTSGLSAPEPLKHIRLVLVTTDDKKAEVLLPLENAVPTRDRWKTVAVPTSTITGLQGSSGQVKEIRLFGDSTGVFYVGQIRLVSDQTPIRVDDLPDMTVAINDPVTFTASAEGGVSPLQYEWTLVRPEEPAPEKLPVDAEGRTFKHKFRKSGDYTVYLTARDAYGLKAPATRKAQVHVTL
- a CDS encoding TIGR00282 family metallophosphoesterase; protein product: MRLLMVGDIVGRPGRTAAHRLIPALRREHGVDFVVANAENAAGGIGITREIAVELLEQGGVDVVTLGNHAWAKREVYGYLDGEPRVLRPVNYPPGAPGHGHGLFQTPAGPVGVAVVQGRVFMEAIDDPFRAADAVLADLRRAAPIVLVDLHAEATSEKQAIGWYVDGRATAVLGTHTHVQTADERVLPNGTAYITDVGMTGPIDSVIGMSRETVLARFTTSVPTRFEVADGPARLCAVLVEADAGTGRALRIERIQVMSEGK
- the rny gene encoding ribonuclease Y, with the protein product MSGGEASVHTTLIITDIVVLVLAAAFLFRNLAQARSVDAEAREKLSGIERSREEAAREIEARKREALVEAKDEAYRIRADIERENREKRAELQRLERRLAQKEEALERRLEGSEKRERGLQSREAEAESACREAEANVAAQRAELQRISGLGTDEARAMFLKAVEQEARLDAARLLRDIEEEARREAERRARGHITHAIQRCAVDQTSETTVSVVPLPTDEMKGRIIGREGRNIRAFETLSGVDLIIDDTPEAVVLSAFDPIRREVARIALTNLIIDGRIHPGRIEEAIRKAQSEVEQRILDAGAHAVLETGLTGLAPEIVRLLGKMKYRTSYGQNVLAHSVEVSHLCGLLAAEVGADPRVARRAGLLHDIGKAVDHEVDGPHAVIGADILRRHREHPEVIQAVEGHHYDTEPTSIEAMLVICADSISASRPGARRETLETYVKRVKRLEEIAESFNGVEKTFAVQAGREVRLIVRPEQVDDLSAIRLARDLARRIEEEMEYPGQIKVTVIRETRAVDFAK
- a CDS encoding HD domain-containing protein, whose protein sequence is MELTDRFARAAAEAARLHRGQMRKGSGTPYVAHLLAVAALALEHGADEDEAIAALLHDALEDQGGEPTRERIARRFGERAAAIVTGCSDAVDLPKPPWLPRKEAFLARLPGESRSVRLVTACDKLHNARSLTRDLLEDGGAVWSRFHGGREGTLWFYRTVAQAYDGPAGADLPAALLRELREALRALEEAAA
- a CDS encoding regulatory protein RecX codes for the protein MTPEETARQAALRYVDFAPRTAAQVRRRLLRDGHDDTVIDGVLGFLARAGLVDDERFSRDWVESRGTRKGLGRARLGAELRGKGVPRDTAEEALASLSPADELAAAAEAARKRLGSDSLGDPAVRRRLAGFLQRRGYDWETIAQVMALLREEPA